A section of the Pseudovibrio sp. M1P-2-3 genome encodes:
- a CDS encoding NUDIX domain-containing protein — protein MTLGVRVVVLDGESRVLLVKHTYLKGWYLPGGGVEKGETLEDAARRELKEEAGINTTHELELKGIYYNRGGNNRDHVALYLVKTWKRDQSWKRPSLEIVDAQFYPLSALPEGTSSATKRRLEEIQGTVPQDKYW, from the coding sequence ATGACTTTGGGCGTTAGAGTGGTTGTTCTTGACGGTGAGAGTAGGGTTTTATTGGTAAAACATACCTATTTGAAAGGGTGGTATCTTCCCGGAGGTGGCGTTGAAAAAGGGGAGACCCTTGAAGACGCGGCGCGCCGCGAATTGAAGGAAGAAGCCGGAATTAATACCACTCATGAACTGGAGCTAAAAGGCATCTATTATAATCGCGGGGGAAATAACCGAGATCATGTGGCCCTTTATTTGGTAAAAACGTGGAAGAGGGACCAGAGCTGGAAACGCCCTTCTCTGGAAATTGTCGATGCGCAGTTTTATCCGCTTAGCGCGCTGCCGGAAGGGACTAGCTCTGCTACAAAACGGCGCCTTGAAGAAATTCAAGGTACTGTACCCCAAGATAAATACTGGTAG
- a CDS encoding metallophosphoesterase family protein, protein MFKLIHLSDPHLGPLPAIQKRQLASKRILGYINWQRNRAHSLTSKYLDGLLDDIGDMNPDHIALCGDLVNIALPAEIATAREWLKIVGSPELVSVVPGNHDAYVPGAVKSAFTSWRPYMTSDEEQGHIIPHSKDLVFPFIRRRKELGIIGLSTARATGPFMATGYMSNLQLRDLKTNLLKMKSEGLFRVVMLHHPPVHNSTSWHKRFVGASRFRNVIAECGAELILHGHTHYATKLSIAGPDGDVPVICVPSASNGPGHKKPPACYNLFEIKRKPSGWHCKMTERGYTEDKLFVHTVRETTLSIPYSPQ, encoded by the coding sequence ATGTTCAAGCTTATTCATTTATCCGACCCGCATTTGGGGCCTTTGCCTGCAATCCAAAAACGGCAATTGGCGTCCAAACGTATTCTTGGTTACATTAACTGGCAGCGCAACAGGGCGCATTCACTGACATCCAAATATTTGGATGGTCTCTTGGATGATATTGGCGACATGAACCCTGACCACATTGCCCTGTGTGGTGACTTGGTAAACATTGCTCTGCCAGCGGAAATTGCAACAGCCCGGGAATGGCTCAAGATTGTTGGATCACCGGAACTTGTCTCCGTTGTGCCGGGAAATCATGATGCATATGTACCTGGTGCTGTAAAGTCTGCCTTTACATCATGGCGTCCCTATATGACCAGTGATGAGGAGCAGGGGCATATTATTCCTCATAGTAAAGACCTGGTATTCCCATTTATCAGGCGGCGAAAAGAACTCGGAATTATAGGCCTTTCCACGGCCAGAGCTACGGGTCCCTTCATGGCAACGGGGTATATGAGCAACCTCCAGCTTCGTGATTTAAAAACCAACCTTCTGAAAATGAAGAGTGAAGGTTTGTTTCGCGTGGTTATGCTGCATCATCCTCCTGTTCACAATTCCACATCGTGGCACAAGAGGTTTGTGGGAGCGAGCAGATTCCGTAATGTGATTGCTGAGTGCGGAGCGGAATTGATCCTGCACGGACATACTCACTATGCCACGAAGCTATCTATAGCAGGCCCAGACGGAGACGTACCTGTTATATGCGTCCCTTCCGCCTCCAATGGTCCCGGACATAAGAAGCCGCCGGCTTGCTACAACCTTTTTGAAATCAAAAGAAAGCCTAGTGGTTGGCATTGCAAGATGACAGAACGTGGGTACACAGAGGATAAGCTTTTTGTGCACACGGTTCGAGAAACAACATTGAGTATTCCGTACTCCCCACAGTAG